In Peromyscus maniculatus bairdii isolate BWxNUB_F1_BW_parent chromosome 9, HU_Pman_BW_mat_3.1, whole genome shotgun sequence, one genomic interval encodes:
- the Setdb2 gene encoding histone-lysine N-methyltransferase SETDB2 has product MGERNGDARTFWMKLQDDGKVDFMFEKTQDVLQSLKQKIKDGSATNRDCVQAMILVNEANISNSPTKDHIPMTQNEQENKSNAFPSTSCENSFPEDRTILSPGKEAFLPVTRKAADLGKKEPPLSVSFCGHICSSACLMETPLSLKGENPLQLPIRCHFQRRHAKTNSHSSALHVNYKTPCGRSLRNIEEVFHYLIETECNFLFTDNFSFNTYVQLTRNYPKQDKVVSEVDISNGVESVPISFCNEIDKRKLPQFKYRKTVWPRAYYLNCSNMFSDSCDCSEGCIDIKKCACLQLTAKNAKAWPLSPDAVCTGYKYKRLQRLIPTGIFECNLLCKCNRQLCQNRVVQHGPQVRLQVFKSEKKGWGVRCLDDIDRGTFVCIYSGRLLSRATPEKTNTDENGREQQNSVKNMLSKKRKIEDACSDCETHPRSPKTEKCPTKFSSDLKEPVMEMNYRNISRTQRLSVIRSPKFKTAVFHYNEKSMGFVSSESTTPEDKNGFKPAHEHINSKARAHEDLSSNQVGYSEDRQLIESDVIEVTKSQEDTSPEGRCKHVATSNNENTKKVLEVPVKTSQEGESADSQSQQVFCDKELPSERMKTSSPSLARLSKENVFLLDASKEGNVGRFLNHSCSPNLCVQNVFVETHDRNFPLVAFFTNRYVKARTELTWDYGYEAGTIPEKEILCQCGVNKCRKKII; this is encoded by the exons ATGGGAGAAAGAAATG GTGATGCAAGGACTTTCTGGATGAAGCTACAAGATGATGGTAAAGTGGACTTTATGTTTGAAAAGACACAAGATGTGCTGCAGTCACTGAAACAGAAGATAAAAGATGGGTCTGCCACAAATAGAG ACTGTGTCCAAGCAATGATTCTGGTAAATGAAGCAAATATAAGTAACAGTCCAACAAAGG ATCATATACCTATGACTCAGAATGAACAGGAAAACAAATCAAATGCATTTCCCTCTACATCATGTGAAAACTCCTTTCCTGAGGATCGTACCATTCT ATCTCCAGGAAAAGAAGCATTCCTCCCTGTAACCAGGAAAGCTGCAGACCTGGGGAAGAAGGAACCCCCTTTGAGTGTGTCTTTCTGTGGCCATATCTGCTCCAGTGCTTGTCTAATGGAAACACCACTGTCATTGAAGGGAGAAAACCCTCTGCAGCTACCAATCAGATGTCACTTCCAAAGACGACACGCAAAAACAAACTCTCATTCTTCTGCTCTCCACGTGAATTATAAAACGCCCTGTGGACGGAGTCTACGAAACATAGAAGAAGTTTTTCATTACCTTATTGAGACAGAGTGTAACTTTTTATTCACAGACAATTTTTCTTTCAATACTTATGTTCAGTTGACTCGGAATTACCCAAAGCAAGATAAAGTTGTTTCTGAAGTGGATATTAGTAACGGAGTGGAATCAGTGCCGATTTCTTTCTGTAATGAAATTGACAAGAGGAAACTTCCACAGTTTAAGTACAGAAAGACAGTATGGCCCCGAGCATACTACCTAAATTGTTCCAACATGTTTTCTGATTCATGTGACTGTTCTGAGGGCTGTATAGACAT aaaaaaatgtgcttGTCTTCAGTTGACAGCAAAGAATGCGAAAGCATGGCCCCTGTCACCTGATGCAGTATGTACTGGATATAAATATAAAAGGCTGCAGAGACTTATACCTACTGG CATTTTTGAATGCAACTTGTTGTGCAAGTGTAACCGTCAGTTGTGTCAGAACCGAGTTGTCCAACATGGTCCTCAGGTGAGGCTACAGGTGTTCAAAAGTGAGAAGAAGGGCTGGGGAGTACGCTGCCTGGATGACATTGACAGAGGGACATTTGTGTGCATTTATTCAG GAAGATTACTAAGCAGAGCCACTCCTGAGAAAACTAATACTGATGAAAATGGAAGAGAACAACAAAACAGTGTAAAAAATATGCTTTccaaaaagaggaaaatagaagATGCATGTTCAGATTGTGAAACACATCCTAGAAGTCCTAAAACTGAGAAGTGTCCTACTAAGTTTAGTAGTGATCTCAAAGAGCCTGTTAT ggAAATGAACTACAGAAATATTTCAAGAACTCAGCGTCTCTCAGTCATTAGAAGCCCTAAATTCAAGACAGCTGTTTTTCATTACAATGAGAAAAGCATG GGATTTGTTTCCTCAGAATCTACCACTCCTGAAGATAAGAATGGATTTAAACCAGCTCACGAACACATAAACTCTAAAGCTAGAGCTCACG AGGACTTAAGTTCAAACCAAGTTGGATATTCTGAAGACAGACAGCTGATTGAATCAGATGTGATAGAAGTAACTAAAAGTCAAGAAGACACTTCACCAGAGGGCAGGTGTAAGCACGTAGCCACATCGAATAATGAGAATACTAAAAAGGTGCTTGAAGTTCCAGTAAAAACATCCCAAGAAGGAGAATCGGCAGACTCTCAAAGTCAGCAGGTCTTCTGTGATAAGGAGTTGCCAAGTGAAAGGATGAAGACTTCGTCCCCTTCTCTAGCGAGGCTCAGTAAAGAGAATGTGTTTCTTTTGGATGCttcaaaagaaggaaatgtgGGCCGCTTCCTTAAT catAGTTGTTCCCCAAATCTCTGTGTACAGAACGTTTTTGTAGAAACACATGACAGGAATTTCCCACTGGTCGCCTTCTTCACCAACAG GTATGTGAAAGCAAGAACAGAACTAACATGGGATTATGGTTATGAAGCTGGGACCATACCTGAAAAGGAAATCCTCTGCCAATGTGGGGTTAATAAGTGTcggaaaaaaataatataa